Proteins co-encoded in one Metabacillus sp. KUDC1714 genomic window:
- a CDS encoding metal-sensitive transcriptional regulator, protein MAENQEDVVEFEHCGTSHSERQSHHSEKVKQALTSRLNRIEGQIRGIKGLIEKDTYCDDVITQISAVQSALNSFSKVLLEAHLKSCVTERIQAGELEVVDELLVTIQRLMKK, encoded by the coding sequence ATGGCTGAAAATCAAGAAGACGTGGTAGAATTTGAACATTGTGGCACAAGCCACTCTGAAAGGCAAAGTCATCACTCAGAAAAAGTTAAGCAGGCCCTTACAAGTCGATTAAACAGAATTGAAGGTCAAATTCGCGGGATTAAAGGTCTTATTGAGAAAGATACTTATTGTGATGATGTCATTACACAAATCTCGGCTGTTCAATCGGCATTAAATAGCTTTTCGAAAGTGTTATTAGAAGCGCATCTTAAAAGTTGTGTAACAGAAAGAATTCAAGCTGGTGAGTTAGAAGTAGTAGATGAACTACTAGTTACGATTCAAAGATTAATGAAAAAGTAA
- a CDS encoding ArsR/SmtB family transcription factor, translating to MEPISVFKALSNETRLNILEWLKEPEKHFPKQGAHLPKEVSYKGGVCVGDIQEKAKISQSTVSSYLNMMQKAGLLESIRHGQWTYYRRNEEFLQQFAEYFKTEI from the coding sequence ATGGAACCTATCAGTGTATTCAAGGCATTATCCAATGAAACTCGACTCAATATCCTAGAGTGGTTAAAGGAACCCGAGAAGCATTTCCCAAAACAAGGCGCTCACCTGCCAAAGGAGGTAAGTTACAAAGGAGGAGTATGTGTTGGGGATATTCAAGAAAAAGCCAAAATTTCTCAATCTACCGTTTCTAGCTACTTAAATATGATGCAAAAAGCTGGTCTGCTTGAATCGATACGACATGGCCAATGGACTTACTATAGGCGCAATGAAGAATTTCTTCAACAGTTTGCTGAATATTTTAAAACAGAGATCTAG
- a CDS encoding DMT family transporter has product MGLFMILFTLIGGITLSAQSSINGTFSRKAGTIETTFLTFLTGTMFLTIFIIFFGSGNLLALLEAPKWQLSAAFLGTMYLLLTVMAVPKIGVIATNIAGITGQLVIGVMIDHFGWFNSLVIELDIKRAFALLFMMISLYFIYKGNKRSSKEIQAQNS; this is encoded by the coding sequence ATGGGTCTATTTATGATTTTATTCACATTGATTGGCGGTATTACATTGAGCGCACAATCATCGATCAATGGTACTTTTAGTCGAAAAGCTGGAACAATTGAAACAACATTTTTAACCTTTCTCACTGGAACAATGTTTCTTACTATTTTCATCATATTTTTTGGCAGTGGAAATTTACTTGCACTTTTAGAAGCACCAAAATGGCAATTAAGCGCAGCATTCTTGGGTACGATGTATTTGCTTCTAACTGTCATGGCAGTTCCAAAAATAGGAGTGATCGCAACCAATATTGCGGGTATAACGGGTCAACTTGTGATCGGTGTGATGATTGATCATTTTGGATGGTTCAATAGTTTAGTCATTGAACTAGATATTAAACGTGCCTTCGCATTATTATTTATGATGATTTCCCTTTACTTTATCTACAAAGGAAATAAACGCTCAAGTAAAGAAATCCAAGCACAAAATAGTTAA
- the copZ gene encoding copper chaperone CopZ, with product MEKVTLTVSGMSCGHCVNAIEGNVGKLNGVSNVKVHLSEGKVDVAFDSAVISLAAIKETIDDQGYEIV from the coding sequence ATGGAAAAAGTAACATTAACAGTAAGTGGTATGTCTTGTGGTCATTGTGTAAATGCAATCGAGGGTAATGTCGGCAAATTAAACGGAGTATCAAATGTTAAGGTTCACCTATCTGAAGGAAAAGTAGATGTGGCATTCGATTCAGCTGTTATTTCATTAGCTGCGATAAAAGAAACAATTGATGACCAAGGATATGAAATAGTTTAA
- a CDS encoding nitroreductase family protein → MSEIQIKQFRQADHDIEQVYLDRWSPRSFQEKEVPEEVLMRIFEAARWAPSANNFQPSRFIIARNKEDREQFHTFINEGNRLWCEKAPVLAVLISNKENSVHTFDAGTAWGYLSLQATKEGLITHAMGGFQREKAREVLNIPDNYDVQIVIAIGYQGEKEALPENFQTREQPSNRRPLKESIFEAKFK, encoded by the coding sequence ATGAGTGAAATACAAATAAAACAATTTCGTCAAGCTGATCATGACATTGAACAAGTTTATTTGGATCGGTGGTCTCCTCGTTCTTTCCAAGAAAAAGAGGTGCCAGAAGAAGTACTAATGCGTATATTTGAAGCTGCACGTTGGGCTCCTTCCGCAAATAATTTCCAACCATCGCGGTTCATCATCGCCAGAAATAAAGAAGATAGAGAACAATTTCATACCTTTATTAATGAAGGGAATCGTCTATGGTGTGAAAAAGCGCCAGTATTAGCTGTTCTTATCTCAAATAAAGAAAACTCAGTACATACATTTGATGCTGGTACGGCATGGGGATACCTATCTTTACAAGCTACAAAAGAAGGGTTAATTACTCATGCAATGGGTGGATTCCAAAGAGAAAAAGCACGAGAAGTATTAAATATCCCAGACAACTATGATGTTCAAATAGTTATAGCGATCGGATACCAAGGAGAAAAAGAAGCATTGCCAGAAAACTTTCAAACTCGTGAGCAACCATCAAACCGTAGACCATTAAAAGAATCAATTTTTGAAGCAAAGTTTAAATAA
- a CDS encoding heavy metal translocating P-type ATPase, whose product MTQGAKEEAVLPITGMTCAACAVRIEKGLKKLEGVEEATVNFALERTSIKYNPSVADIDDFKKKIHDLGYEVTGEKVELNIIGMTCAACATRIEKGLNKIEGVTKASVNLALENATIEYNPSQTGPNDMMKQVEKLGYQANLKDEQQESLAEMKAKELETQQGKFFFSLILSVPLLWAMVSHFSFTSFIYLPEMLMNPWVQLALATPVQFIVGKQFYVGAFKALRNKSANMDVLVALGTSAAYFYSLYLSIVSIGSGSHMIELYYETSAVLITLIILGKLFEVRAKGRSSEAIKKLIGLQAKTATVIRNEIEQEVPLEDVLVGDILIVKPGEKIPVDGEIIEGRSALDESMLTGESVPIDKTIGDSVIGATINKNGFLKVKATKVGRDTALAQIIKVVEEAQGSKAPIQRLADHISGIFVPIVVGIAIITFFVWFIWVAPGDFAEALEKLIAVLVIACPCALGLATPTSIMAGSGRAAEFGVLFKGGEHLERTHRLTTILLDKTGTVTNGAPMLTDVLVEEDFNEEKFLQLVGSAEKQSEHPLAQAIVTGISEKNIELLDVEEFEAIPGYGIQAKVNDQVVLAGTRRLMQQNNIKIDHALRTMEELEEKGKTAMLIAINNQYAGLVAVADTIKNTSREAVKRLQEMGLEVVMITGDNKRTATAIAKEAGIDSVVAEVLPEGKAEEVKKLQKQGKIVAMVGDGINDAPALATADIGMAIGTGTDVAMEAADITLIRGDLTSIADAIFMSKKTIRNIKQNLFWAFAYNALGIPIAALGFLAPWLAGAAMAFSSVSVVLNALRLQRVKLNVKGDTNV is encoded by the coding sequence ATGACACAAGGAGCAAAAGAAGAAGCCGTTCTCCCTATTACAGGAATGACTTGTGCCGCATGTGCGGTTCGAATCGAGAAGGGACTTAAAAAGCTAGAAGGAGTAGAAGAAGCAACCGTTAACTTTGCTCTAGAAAGAACATCCATTAAATACAACCCAAGTGTTGCTGATATAGATGATTTTAAAAAGAAGATTCATGATTTAGGGTATGAGGTGACAGGTGAAAAGGTAGAGCTGAATATCATCGGTATGACATGTGCAGCCTGCGCAACTCGAATTGAAAAAGGGCTAAATAAAATAGAAGGTGTAACAAAAGCATCGGTCAATTTAGCCTTAGAAAATGCAACAATTGAGTATAACCCATCGCAAACTGGTCCTAACGACATGATGAAACAGGTTGAAAAGCTCGGCTATCAAGCCAATTTAAAGGATGAACAGCAAGAGAGTCTTGCCGAAATGAAGGCTAAGGAATTAGAAACCCAGCAGGGCAAGTTTTTCTTTTCACTTATTTTATCTGTTCCACTTTTATGGGCGATGGTCAGTCACTTTAGCTTTACATCATTTATTTATCTACCTGAGATGTTGATGAATCCTTGGGTGCAATTAGCCTTGGCTACACCTGTTCAATTTATCGTAGGAAAGCAGTTTTATGTAGGAGCTTTTAAGGCGCTGCGAAACAAAAGTGCAAATATGGATGTTCTCGTTGCATTAGGTACATCTGCAGCCTATTTTTATAGTTTATATTTATCGATTGTCTCAATTGGTAGTGGCAGCCATATGATAGAACTTTATTATGAAACAAGTGCGGTGCTTATTACATTAATTATTTTAGGTAAATTGTTTGAGGTGAGAGCCAAGGGGCGTTCTTCTGAGGCTATTAAGAAGTTAATCGGGCTTCAAGCGAAAACAGCTACAGTCATTCGTAATGAAATTGAACAAGAGGTCCCATTAGAGGATGTATTAGTTGGGGATATCCTTATTGTAAAGCCTGGAGAAAAAATACCAGTGGACGGCGAAATCATTGAAGGACGTTCTGCTCTAGATGAATCAATGTTAACTGGTGAAAGTGTTCCGATCGATAAAACAATTGGCGACTCAGTAATTGGAGCGACGATAAATAAAAATGGTTTTTTAAAAGTAAAAGCGACAAAAGTAGGTCGTGATACAGCTCTTGCTCAAATTATTAAAGTCGTAGAAGAAGCCCAAGGTTCGAAAGCACCGATTCAACGCTTAGCAGATCACATATCAGGAATTTTTGTTCCAATCGTTGTGGGAATTGCGATCATTACATTTTTTGTTTGGTTCATCTGGGTAGCACCAGGTGATTTTGCTGAAGCACTGGAAAAATTAATTGCCGTTCTTGTGATTGCTTGTCCTTGTGCATTAGGGTTAGCAACACCAACGTCGATAATGGCCGGTTCAGGAAGGGCTGCAGAATTTGGAGTGTTATTTAAGGGCGGAGAACATCTTGAAAGAACTCACCGATTAACAACAATCCTGTTAGATAAAACAGGAACCGTTACAAATGGAGCACCGATGTTAACAGATGTTTTAGTAGAAGAAGATTTTAATGAAGAGAAGTTTTTACAACTAGTAGGTTCGGCAGAAAAACAATCAGAACACCCACTTGCTCAGGCGATTGTAACTGGAATAAGTGAGAAAAACATTGAGCTTTTAGATGTAGAAGAGTTTGAAGCGATTCCCGGCTATGGTATCCAAGCAAAGGTGAATGACCAAGTTGTTCTAGCTGGTACAAGAAGATTGATGCAACAAAATAACATCAAGATTGACCATGCTCTTCGGACAATGGAAGAGCTAGAAGAAAAAGGGAAAACAGCGATGCTTATTGCCATTAACAATCAATATGCTGGCTTAGTAGCGGTGGCTGATACCATTAAAAATACGTCAAGGGAAGCTGTAAAACGCCTCCAAGAAATGGGTCTAGAGGTTGTTATGATTACAGGGGACAACAAACGTACAGCTACGGCGATTGCAAAAGAAGCAGGAATTGATTCAGTAGTAGCAGAAGTTCTACCAGAAGGAAAAGCAGAAGAAGTGAAAAAACTTCAAAAGCAAGGGAAAATTGTCGCTATGGTTGGTGATGGCATTAATGATGCACCAGCATTAGCGACCGCCGATATCGGAATGGCGATCGGAACTGGTACAGATGTTGCCATGGAAGCTGCTGACATTACATTGATTCGTGGGGATCTTACTAGTATTGCGGATGCGATTTTTATGAGTAAAAAGACGATCCGAAACATTAAACAAAATCTCTTCTGGGCGTTTGCGTATAATGCGCTTGGGATCCCAATTGCAGCACTAGGCTTTCTAGCACCTTGGTTGGCTGGGGCAGCAATGGCCTTTAGTTCAGTATCTGTCGTCCTTAATGCGCTTCGATTACAGAGGGTAAAACTTAACGTAAAAGGAGATACAAACGTATGA
- a CDS encoding DMT family transporter: MRFIFYLLALLAGAALSFEGAIYAELGKTIGQIETSFYNFFMGSIIMGLLLLFVGKGKLSYTFEAPKWTLLGGVLGVVYLTSIVISVPFVGVGITMVAVIIGQLVMSMVIEHFGWLGSTKTRINKEKIYAVISMIIALILIN; encoded by the coding sequence ATGCGCTTTATATTTTATTTACTAGCCCTTCTAGCTGGAGCAGCACTTAGCTTTGAAGGAGCTATTTATGCTGAACTAGGAAAAACAATTGGACAAATTGAAACAAGTTTTTATAACTTCTTTATGGGGTCTATAATCATGGGGCTATTGTTGCTCTTTGTTGGAAAGGGAAAGCTTTCCTATACATTTGAAGCACCTAAGTGGACATTACTTGGAGGTGTTTTGGGGGTTGTTTATCTAACATCAATCGTGATAAGTGTTCCATTTGTTGGTGTTGGAATCACAATGGTTGCAGTAATTATTGGACAATTAGTAATGAGTATGGTTATTGAACATTTTGGCTGGCTTGGTAGTACGAAAACCAGAATTAATAAAGAAAAAATATATGCAGTTATTTCAATGATTATCGCACTTATTTTAATTAACTAG
- a CDS encoding LacI family DNA-binding transcriptional regulator, whose protein sequence is MKRNKMNSTQIAQLAGVSRSTVSRVINNYPSVPPETREKVMKVIKEHNYFPDMSAQVLAGKNMRNIGLFIIDKGSVSSDPTSNMLIASVIEAASNHDYYVLTNIIRDCKSPKNIERVKTVFYQNRIDAGIFMGADNHEPFIEELIGEGFIIGIVDQNLPGRNEPNRIVYSFDNENGAVKAIDYLVSLNHQRIGIINGDLKRHAGSARLEGYLKAMKHHCLPVRKEWILQSDFSSANGYNTMKSFLKTNIELPTAFFAGNDSIAFGAIRALNEKQIKIPDDISIIGIDDHVLSSLFHPPLTTFKANFSKMMQSLTYDVIKTIEQTNNKGIKLTMDSELIIRESCLSL, encoded by the coding sequence ATGAAAAGAAATAAAATGAATAGCACACAAATTGCCCAACTCGCTGGTGTATCTAGAAGTACGGTAAGTAGAGTGATCAACAATTATCCAAGTGTTCCGCCAGAAACGAGAGAAAAGGTAATGAAGGTTATCAAGGAACACAACTACTTCCCAGATATGTCCGCCCAGGTTCTCGCGGGGAAAAATATGAGGAATATTGGATTATTTATCATTGATAAAGGTAGTGTATCAAGTGACCCAACAAGTAATATGCTGATTGCTAGTGTAATCGAAGCAGCATCAAATCATGATTACTATGTGTTAACAAATATAATTCGAGATTGTAAATCTCCTAAAAATATTGAAAGAGTGAAAACTGTTTTTTACCAAAATCGAATTGACGCCGGTATTTTTATGGGTGCGGATAATCACGAACCTTTCATCGAAGAACTCATTGGAGAAGGTTTTATCATCGGAATTGTTGACCAGAATTTACCTGGGCGTAATGAACCAAATCGAATTGTCTATAGCTTTGACAATGAAAATGGGGCCGTGAAAGCCATAGATTATCTAGTTAGTTTAAATCATCAAAGAATTGGAATCATCAATGGTGATCTAAAAAGACACGCTGGGTCTGCTAGATTAGAAGGCTACCTTAAAGCAATGAAACATCATTGTCTACCCGTTCGAAAGGAATGGATTCTACAATCAGATTTTAGTAGCGCAAATGGATATAACACGATGAAAAGCTTTTTAAAAACAAATATTGAATTACCAACAGCCTTTTTTGCTGGAAACGATAGTATTGCATTTGGTGCAATTCGAGCTCTTAATGAAAAACAAATTAAAATTCCAGATGACATATCCATTATTGGTATAGATGATCACGTGTTAAGTAGTTTATTTCATCCACCTTTAACGACTTTTAAAGCAAATTTTAGCAAAATGATGCAAAGTTTAACCTATGATGTGATCAAAACAATTGAACAAACAAATAATAAGGGGATTAAGCTTACGATGGATTCTGAATTGATTATAAGAGAGTCTTGTCTTTCTCTTTAA
- a CDS encoding sulfurtransferase yields MQHIVSSEWLAGEIERNNKNLVIVDTRFNLSNPEEGYKQYLEGHLPGAVYVDLEKHLSEPIDKHGGRHPLPQVDKLAKKLGDLGISNDSHVVIYDDQGGMNASRLWWLLNYIGVSNAVVLDGGFKKWTIENNSVTAVVPNPSPKTLLPQLNNEWKWVDHFEVQKKLNQTDTILIDSRENPRYLGEFEPIDAVAGHIPGAKNYFWKDVLNKEGSWKEIEELITHFSDIPLNKEIIVYCGSGVSACPNILALKEAGYSNVKLYAGSWSDWISYPDNPIAVGEEKVGDK; encoded by the coding sequence ATGCAACATATTGTTAGTAGTGAATGGCTTGCTGGTGAAATTGAAAGAAATAATAAAAATCTGGTCATTGTAGATACACGATTTAATTTGAGCAATCCTGAAGAAGGGTATAAACAGTATTTAGAGGGACATTTACCTGGTGCTGTTTATGTAGACCTGGAAAAGCATCTTTCAGAGCCCATTGATAAACATGGAGGGCGTCACCCATTACCCCAGGTTGACAAGTTGGCGAAAAAGCTAGGTGATCTAGGAATAAGCAATGATTCGCATGTAGTTATCTATGACGATCAAGGAGGAATGAATGCTTCAAGGCTATGGTGGCTGCTAAACTACATAGGAGTTTCTAATGCAGTTGTTTTAGATGGAGGCTTTAAAAAATGGACAATCGAAAACAACTCAGTAACAGCTGTTGTTCCTAATCCTTCACCAAAAACGTTACTTCCGCAATTAAATAATGAATGGAAATGGGTAGATCATTTTGAAGTTCAGAAAAAGCTTAATCAAACAGACACAATTTTAATCGACTCAAGAGAAAATCCACGCTATCTTGGCGAATTCGAACCGATTGATGCTGTAGCCGGCCACATACCAGGTGCTAAAAATTACTTTTGGAAAGACGTCTTGAATAAAGAGGGTTCATGGAAAGAAATAGAAGAGCTGATCACTCATTTTTCCGACATTCCTTTAAATAAAGAAATAATCGTATATTGCGGATCAGGTGTTTCAGCATGTCCGAACATATTAGCTCTAAAAGAAGCAGGCTACTCAAATGTAAAACTGTACGCAGGGAGCTGGAGCGATTGGATTTCGTATCCAGATAATCCAATTGCAGTAGGGGAGGAAAAAGTAGGAGATAAGTAG
- a CDS encoding Type 1 glutamine amidotransferase-like domain-containing protein — translation MLYKHLFLFGGSPPFTLNMAKQFVIKASTNDSVSILFVERDGWEQYMPRYTQALEDLGLNGFYYLPLPSTPIEKVVDCLKNSSGIIIGGGDTNLYADYIVETSISNTIKERYDLGIPVAGFSAGALISPEFCIISPKDNEQNEFQFRKGLGLISDVLIAVHFTQWNDETHLRNSVNKFNNHLNYGIDENTCVYFLNGHLESIEGKGVYSLENDIIRKIN, via the coding sequence ATGTTGTATAAACATCTATTCCTTTTTGGAGGCAGTCCTCCATTCACATTAAATATGGCAAAACAGTTTGTAATAAAGGCTTCAACAAATGATTCTGTCTCAATTTTATTTGTAGAGAGGGATGGCTGGGAACAATATATGCCCAGATATACACAAGCGTTGGAAGATTTAGGATTAAATGGATTCTATTATTTACCCCTTCCTTCAACACCAATTGAAAAAGTTGTTGATTGTTTAAAAAATAGTTCAGGAATCATTATTGGGGGAGGGGATACGAATTTATATGCTGATTACATTGTTGAGACCTCGATTTCCAACACAATAAAAGAAAGGTATGATTTAGGTATTCCTGTTGCTGGATTTTCGGCAGGTGCTTTAATAAGTCCTGAATTTTGTATTATTTCCCCTAAAGATAATGAACAAAACGAATTTCAATTTAGAAAAGGATTGGGATTAATATCCGATGTATTGATTGCTGTACACTTTACACAATGGAATGATGAAACCCATTTAAGAAACTCAGTCAATAAATTTAATAACCATTTAAATTATGGTATAGATGAAAATACTTGTGTTTACTTTCTAAACGGACATCTTGAATCTATTGAAGGTAAGGGTGTTTATAGTTTAGAAAATGACATAATACGAAAAATAAATTAA